The Rhododendron vialii isolate Sample 1 chromosome 3a, ASM3025357v1 nucleotide sequence GGCAAAAGATGTGTCTATTCATgttaaatgattagacatgatCTAATCAAAAGGTATGACTATTTAGGATCGCATGAATAGACATGGCTATTATGAATAGATATGACCATTGGGATTAAATCAAGTGATGCGATCTTTGGCTAACAGTCATGAcctatgcctataaaaggcaaAGGGTTCTACTAATTCGGAGGGAGATAATCAAAATCATTCTGATTATtgtttctctctagaattatctcCTATGATTATACTTAAGGGGCTCGCAAAATCCAAAGGTATTCGGGTCTCTCTTCGTTTGTGCATAACGCAGTTAGACAACAGTTGGAGACTGAGCTTTATTTTATCTTGGAGGCGGCttcgctgtaacccggtgcacaccgaATTCTCTCGaattggtgggggcgaataTCGTCTTAAGGACAGCGACATAGTAACGTGACTTGAAGCATCTCTGTTTATCCACTTTCATCGGCTCCAACGACTTTTGCACTAACAATCTTAAGACGATATATTTCGGGAAGATGAAAGTGGATTGATTATGTTATGGGTCCTTAAGACGAAGACGGATATGTGTTTGAAGAATGCTGTGAGTTTTTCAATCTTTGACGATGGTGGAGCGGGCCGGAGGAGACACAATCAGGAAATTGTACGAATTcgctttagtttttttttatttcatcaaaAATGGGTAAGTTAAATTGAATTTTTCGATCACGACAAAATTAAGGTGGAAACGGGTACGTATTTTCCTATGACTTGTTTTGTTTATTACCATATTGATGAGATATTACAAAGAGCATGATTAGTTGCATTTGATCAGTACTTGACGAATTATGAAATCTTTGTATTGCATGCATTTCAAATTTGTGCATTACTGATGTATTGGGTAGGCTTCCATTGTATGTATGTGTGGCATCGTTTGAGATAAACGGATAGAACGGGCTGTAGTCTAACAATTTATGACTTAGTGGAATCTGTTTTTGACTTGGCCTCACCGGATCGTGCCAGTTATGGCTTTGGATTCATATTCCATTTGTTGAGTTTTGGTAAACTTCTTTAATGTTTGTTTGGAACATTTTGAAACACTAGTAGCCTTTGGGAAGAGGTGATCCATAATATTGATCCTACTAATGGAGTGTATCGGATAATCCACGGTATTGGTTCTAGTCTATGTACCCGTTAGGTTGAATTGAGTAGATGTCGATGGTTACGGCACTGGTTGGAGTTCTCTTTCTTTATATTGATTTAGTTTGTTCCATTCACTAGCTCACATATGCACAAAGTGTGTTTCTGTGGCTATTACTTGATGACGTTACTAATATGCTTTGAAATGCTTAAATTAGTTATTCAACCGATTCATGTGAAATGGTGGTTTCGTTTCATTATTTTACTAATTATTGAAGTGTTGCACCACATGGAGCTATTAGATTAGTTAACTGCTGTGATGACCGTTGCAATTGCCTTGTTGCCTATAAATAAGTGTTTTGCATGTTCTTTTTTGATGTACATACTGCAACACATTCTTTCCACCATAATGCCTTTCGAAATTCCTTTGAATATCATTCGCCTTTCGGCTCCTTTTCTTCCATCGTTCAATATCGTTTTGGGAGACTCTTTTTCACCCCCGAGTCCCGAAGATATTCTTTGGTTTAAAGAATGGAAAGAGGTTTTTGCAAGGCGAGGCCTCTTGCATGAGAGTCAACCAGTGGTGATTGATATCTCTTCTGATGAAGAGGACTCTTTTGTGGTAGAACGTTCAGTCCAAAACGTTACGGCTAATCCGGTTAAGGAAATATCGGAATATGGATCTCAGAAAATTGGAAAGGATTCATCGACGTATGATGATTTTCATAGTCCAAAGGAGATGGTTCCATTGGAAAATATGGAGGATTCCGATGAGTCTACCGCAGCCATGGGAGGTTCGCCTAACGGTATCAACCGTGAATTGTCCCCTCCGCCGGCATTTGAAGGAGTGAGCGAGGGTGTTTATACTTCGACTCCTTTGCGTCAATTGCGGACGATGGAAATGGCGCGAAAGAAACATCATGATGTTTTTGGTCACAAATGGCCGATAATTATTCACACAACGCGCAAAAGCGTTCCTTGTCTTGGATCTTTAAAGAAGATCAAATTTTCGGTTGATTAGGGTGTTGAAATATGTGTGATAGTTTTATGTATCCACATGCTAAATAGGTTTGATccacatttcttttaattttggagATGTATGTTGTGTACTCTTGTACTTTTAATAAAGGTTGTTAACTTGGAAATTTCGATTCTTTATTGGTGAGTCTATGTATGGTTGTGCATTTGTGTCCAGAATACACAGAGAGGTATTGAAAGATACGAAATTTTCAATCCATACTCATATATATGCATGGATGCAACCTTAAGGCACATGGGGCCCTCTTTTCTGCCATGTCGATTGTTGCCTCTGTTGCAATTATTTCGCATGATGTAGTTGAGTAATGCGATGGTTTCAGATAGTAGTTCCCGTGACTACGGCATCTGTTTGTTAGTATTGCTTCAATTCGGAATAAATAAGTCTAGATGGAGCATCTCTCTTATATGTGAAATTTATTTCGTATGCAATTGTTGAAGTTTATGAATTGTTTCTTATGAGCACGGGAATAAGGTTTTATTCATGAATAGTATCGGATAGTTTTTTGTAGCCAAAATTTTGGGGCTGGTCATAGGTGATACCTGATAAGGTAATTATGTCATGGTAGTATTTCGGTAACACGAAATGTGTTTTGTGGTTCTTGATGAGCATTGTTTGACGGCCTTGATCAAGAACCATATAATGGTGTTGGGGAAAGTACAAGGTTACAGTACTGTTGGACACGTGGCCAGTGCTTAACCGAATCGGTGACTATTTAAATTATCTCGAATGTTTTGTTTTATGCAATATGCTAGATATAGAGTATTCTGAAATCCTAGTTTTGAAAGCCATTTCCAAAGCTGAACATACCATCAtaaatttggaaatttataTGCATGTTATTAGCATAAGGTAATCAAAATGGTGGGTGTTGTGAATTCTTTATATGAATGAGTTTGTTTTTATGAGGAAATAAAAACGGACAGGACTCTTCTCTTGCCCTTTACCAAAATACACTTTAATGTATTTATGTGGAGGTTAAGGATTTAACAAGTGGGTGTTACCCAAAAAAGtgtggattttggattttaaataaatggtgTAACCATTGGAGGCTAAATAAAGCGGTGAGGTGTTTGGATTAAAATAAAAGAGTCATGATTATTCCAAGAAGTATGAAACATGGTTTTCATCGGAAGAAATGTAGTTAATGTGGCCTTTAGGTCATGTTCTCCAGTGTATATTGGAGAGTAAACAAAGATGTGGAATAGCGGATTCCTATTATCTTAGTTGCATAGTTGTTCCAAACAATTATGGCCCACAagttaatcaaatccaaatttgtTTATTTGGAGGAATTGGTTTATATGCTTGTAATTGGTATTCATCAATTATGATGGATACAAAGGCGCCTGATATAATTTAAGCATGGAAACCATGGATAAATAGTAAGTCTATTTTGTGGGGGGTTCTCTCTTAGATTAAAGTGAGGATTTTACGATGAGATGTGGTGACATGGTATTTTGTCACAGATATATTTCTCAGTAAGTCACTTAAGAGAGATGGTTGGTAGTTGTGACTGTGGTGATAGTCCGGACAAGTAAATCACGTCATAAACTACGGTGATATAGCTATGGAAAATATTGCTTTCAATGCAATGATTTTATTTACTCTTGCAAGGGGGTTTGACGTGGCAAACATCAAAAGGGATGGGGTTTTTAGCCTAATTAGTTTAATCACTCCTGGTGGAAACTCGACTCAACACTTGAGCCATACCTCAAGTCTTGAATTCAATGAGCAAAGTACACCATATGTCGTGATtgtgagcacttaatttttaaattgatcCATCCCAAGGTAAAGTGCTTTGTACCTGTAATATTGAAAAACAAGAGGGTGAACTACTTAGTTCTTAATAggatttttgtgttgtagttaCAGGAACACTGACAAAATCCTACCTATATGAGTGTGGAGGTGGTGCTGCTTCCTATAGGTCTCGGGGGCTTTTGACTTTAGAGCACTCATGAAACCAAAATATAGACCCAAGGCCAATACATGGGTCGGCTTTTATGAATTACCTAAGGAGAAGAAAATTTGTGTGTGAGACGTGTCCAGTTAGTCAACAAGGATTGCTAGTTCAAAGACAAGTCTACTATGCTCTTCCGACTAACTTTGATATGTCTTCACTAAGTGAATGGTTCAAATCGTAAGATATCTTCATTTATGCACAAATTTTTCGAGCTTAAACAAGTTCTATTTTcaataatattttgaaaatggtgggggattgttggaacatttccaaaatatgtAATGGATATTAAATGTGAATATTGGTGAAcggttttaatccaaaaggTTTGTCTATTCAGGTTATATGAATAGACATGGTTATTAGATTTAAAGGCAAAAGATGTGTCTATTCATgttaaatgattagacatgatCTAATCAAAAGGTATGAATATTTAGGATCGCATGAATAGACATGGCTATTATGAATAGACATGACCATTGGGATTAAATCAAGTGATGCGATCTTTGGTTAACAGTCATGAcctatgcctataaaaggcaaAGGGTTCTACTAATTCGGAGGGAGATAATCAGAATCATTCTGATTATtgtttctctctagaattatctcCTATGATTATACTTAAGGGGCTCGCAAAATCCAAAGGTATTCGGGTCTCTTTTCGTTTGTGCATAATGCAGTTAGAAAACAATTGGAGACTGAGCTTCATTTTATCTTGGAGGCGGCttcgctgtaacccggtgcacaccgaATTCTCTCGAATTGATGGGGGCGAATATCGTCTCAAGGACAGCGACATAGTAACGTGACTTGAAGCATCTCTGTTTATCCACTTTCATCGGCTACAACGACTTTTGCACTAACAGGAACTCAGCTTCTGGTTTCAGTCATTCATTCAGAAAAGGCAGGGCTACTACTGTGAAGAATGAGGAAAGACAGATCATAAGAAACATTCTCAGTAAAACATTTAGTAGGTCCCGAAGACCAATCTTTTCTTGGTAGTTCTTGAAGTAACTATCATTTCTATAGCCGGGGTCTTGGAGTAACAAACAGCGAGAAGCGAAATGATTGTTTGTTCTGAACCGAGTGTTATGAGTACATTGGCATCTGGTTCCGAGAACATCGGTATCTGGCTTTTACTGGGCTGAGTAAACCAGTTCTTATATTTAGTCTCACAGTTAGTTCTATGAGTTCTTGATGGTGTTTTGGATTGTTATTTCAACATCATTCTATataacaaaagaagaaataCATTAACCGTGATTTAGAGAATCAGCAAGTACATCAAGAAAATAACAGATTAATTATAAGGGTCCTTCATAAAGCATTACTAGAACAAGCTCAAATGATCCAAAACCAACCGAGAATAGAACCAGCAACCAACCCCATCCCCAAGAACACAGCCATCACAACAGCCGACACCTCGGCTTCCGGATCTAGCACGGATTTCGGGGTGAGTATCATGAGGACACTTGTCAGGTACCCGTTGGTCAACCCGAGCGCGATTGTCAGAAATGCCACTATCACCTCATTTTTCATCCAACTGGGTCCATGTAGGCACACTGTAAAGAGGGGGTAGAACAAAAGCCTTGCCATGCAAGCCCAAGTAGCCTttccaacattttccaaaacatATGCAGCAGTTAAACATTTCCCCACTAAGTCAAACACGTTATAAATTGTGATCAAAATAACCGGGTACCAATCTTTGCAAATCGTTGATTTGATGTTTTCCGCCATGAATCCGGGGAAGATTGATAGAGTAACTGTGTAAACAGTGAAAATTCCGAATGCGGGCCACCGGATTTTTCTTGCCACGTCCCAAAAGTTTGGCCTTGGATTCAAATTGCTGGTTCCGAGAAGCTTGTTGTGCTGCTGCATTACTGGCAATTTGTACAACAGATTGCTGCAAAAAATGCAGCATAGCAAAATGAATGTGCTGAGAATAAAATATAAGGTGGCGCTTGTCTGTAGACCTCGCGGTGTTTGGGGGAGTGATGCCTTTGTTATGATCCTCAAGATGGATACAAGAACGCCTGTTTTGGAAAAAACAATTTAATCAGTGATAGGGATGATACGAGTCATATGTTTCATTGCTAATTTAAGCACTGCTTCACTAATATGATATAGAAATTTATGTTGAATGCTATGTCTCCAAGTTTATTTCATTGGTTTAAGTTGCGGTATCAGGAGGACACGAAATGGAAACGGTCACAGAGCAACAGCGGAGCGATAAGGGAGCAATACGCAGCTGAATAGGCCGTACTATTGTATGCCTGATAGGGAATCGGTTCTTTACCAATAAATAAGTATGGTGAACTATTCGATAAATAAGCAATTCTCATTGCTCTGCTATACCTGGGTATATAAAGGTATCGGGAGGCTTTTACCGTATCGGTTAATATTTAATACCCTGGTTGCTAGGCCGTGATCGGTTGACGCACATCTATAATTTGGGTTTTGGTCAATATGTGGGGAAAAGCGAGCCTGTGAATCAAATGGGGCTCACTAAAGCTTATTGCTGTCACTGTTATCACTGTGTACTTAGTATTCCATTTTTGAGCTTTTGGTGGAGCATTAGAAGCCATTTTGGTCAAATAATTTTCAGTTTAAGCAAGAAAATCAGCAGCCAGGATTTAGGTGTGTCAGATTTCATTAACTCAAAGCATTCTACCAGCTTAAAAATTGATTTAGTGATCATTTGAAAGATTGATAATGATTATTGTAAAATTAAAGCCACTGATCCGAATAATGCTTCAGTATTTGGTCTAGATATTCATGATGAATACTGAGTTTTATCCTGTGATTGGCTAAAATACCAGAATTGGATGTTGAGTTGACCTTTGAGAGGTGTGTAGAGATTTGTTTAGATATCCCCAAATTATAGTTTTGAGGTTTATCAAGTTGACGGTACATGCATCTTATCACTTTTTTATGATTTATAAAAGCTATATCATCATTGTACATATGCACACGTACATTGACTGTTACTTTCGGACGACAAGGTTATTAAGAACAACGCTAATCATGATATAACGTGTAACGTCTCGACCCGGTTGACCATAGATACTTTTTCAGTCTGAAGACCGGCCTTGAGCCCTAGTTGGGTGTTAAATATTCTAAGCGAGGCTCTAGCTCCCAACTAATGTGGGCCTATGCAGGCACTTCCCCCAAGTCTTGGCTATCACATAGCAGgcagtgtatttttttttatgtcagtTCCGTATCAGTAGATGATGTTGTACTATACAGATGACTGTCTTACTATGGAACCTCCAAAACGGTGGATGCAGTTCTTGAACTTGTATCTGCTCAATTAGTACCATTTTCGTTTTGTGTTTCCGAAAACtacttcaaccaaaaaaaaaaacatttgatcACTTCCTTTTCAGGAAACATTGAGAATATATACTTTCACAACCTGTTTTCACAAAAGAAGAGGCGAAAGCTATCAAAACCACGAGCATTTCGTGGTTTCCTTGTTTTCGTTTGCCAAAACCACGAAAAGTGGATATGGCTagcaagaaaacaaagaagGCGTTGCTCATTTCAGTGTTGTGGCGAAAGACTTTCGACAGTTTAGCCTTACTGAAGTAGATAACTCTTAATTTATCTCTCAATCTGGATTTTGTCTTTCTACTTGGATTCCAGGTCCAGCTTCGAGGAGTTGGATAGGCTTTTGCTAGCTAGTattgagatgtttgtgcttccTCAGAGCCCTCCAAACACATAAGCAAATTCTATTAAGAGCATATGCTTAACCATGTAAGCCATTCCTTttgcatttctatttttttgcccTGACAATTCTTGATATATCATATTCTCTTATGTCCGCTTCTTTCATCTTAGTAATTTCCATTTCATGCTTTTGCTAGTTTAAAAGAATTGTGCACTACTgaagttttggattttgaagaagGAAGCAAGATAAAGAGCACATAAATTAAATCGGGTTTGTAGACCTGCCCTCTCTGATACTTTCCGGATTTGGTTCAGGGCCATGGTTTCTACGGCTTTGTTTTTGTGTTGCTTGTTAATGAGAGAAGTTGAAATGATACCTGAGGAAGCAGTTCCTGCAAAAACAGCCTGCATGAACTGTTTAGGCAGCTTCCCAGCAGACCCAACAAGGCTTCCTCCAACCAACCCGTCAGCCAATCCGCAAACAACAACCGATCCAACCGTCACCCCATACGCTCCATTGGGCCTCCCCTCCGACCCATTTCCATCCCAAGCCCAGTCCAGTAATAAAATCACCATGAGAGACAGAACGAACAGAGAAAAGCCCAAGTTCATCCTCATTCTGAAGCTCATGATCATTTTACAATTTCCACCCAACCCCATAATCAGAGCCAGAACCAATAGGGAAGAACTCATGTAAGCCACCGAGAAGACTCTCTCGATGTGTTTGGACGGGTAGAGGTGCCCGAAGTAATCGGCAGCGGTGATGAGAGCATTCCAGGGTAGTAAGTTGCCTGCCCCTAGCAAGAAATGAATGGCGTAAGCGATTTTGAATGTGTCCCTTGGCTCAGTTTGGTGATTTCCAGGGATTTTGACACCTTCcatttgttgggttttttgcATTGTTGGAGGGTTATGAGTCCCAATGGGTGATCGTTGGGGTTTTAAGCATTTTTCAAAGTGGTGACGTGAGTTGTGAAATGATTGTTGGCTAGAATATAGAAATGCAAATAGGCTTAGCTGTGGCACTTTGATTTGTTGAGTTGGGTGCTAGGCTTTGGGACAATGTGTTGGTTCTAGTAATGCTGCCAGTGGAATCTTTGGTCTCAGTTCACAAAACAAGACCTATGAACCTAAGCTACGCGACCTTTCGAGAAGAGGGGTGAGTTAGAATGCTGGACGcctgcatctcactaggaggtcaggagATCGAATCTCTCCGCCTGCGTCTGTGTGTGTTATTCACCGAGGCAATgtcaattttggtctacccTTCCCATCGTGAGATAGTGGGTGAGTTAGCCTAGTCCCGTTCTGGAATCAATTGGAGCAGCAAGGAAGTGCAGTTCTGCTGGAGGACATAATAATCTAAACCATGATACATAGTAGTTGAGACAGTTGTGATTCCTTTAATCAATAGTCAGTTTTGTGTGACAGTGACCCAGATTTTATTTGAGCCAGTGAAGTGAATTTGGCTGGACAGGGTTGGGAGAAGTCAGAGACGACTGGCTCCGCTTAATTCGGGCCGGGATTTGATTGATGGGTTTGGAACTTTGGAATAAATGGGGATTATGGGCGTAGAAAAATTGGTGCTCTGTGGGGACGAAAATGGATGGGTGTTATTGGAGGTGCTCTCTTTTCCTCATCCTCTGTACTGCCACTTATTTATGACTACCTTTGCTGGCACTGTTGTAGCTCGCATAATCCGGGTGCGGATGCTTGGGTTGCAAACGAATTGAGCTGCTCAAGCTCCTTTAGgaaacgagccaagctcaatGCTCAAAAGCTCGGTTCGTTTGTAtaggctcggctcgattaaataaattaaactggctcagctcgtttacaaaaTGGGCCAATCTCGTACACTATAAAGCTCTGCTCGGTTTATTTGCACTCCTAGTGGATGGAAACATCTCAAACTATTGAAATTTACAGAAGCGGGAGAATAGACCAGGAATTCAGATCAGGGACAGAGTGTCTTGCTGAAActttatgtgacttaggttggAGCTCCCTTGAGATGCGCGAAAGCTGACCCGGGAACTTTACATCACCAGAATGAAAAAATAACAGTTGTCAAGCATGTTGTAGAGTTGGCAGTTCTAGCACCATACTAATTTTGAATATGACCCTCGTGGAAGTAGGGCTAACAACAAGTTAAACGAGCCAAGAATTAGGTTGTTCAAGCTTGATCTGATTTTGAAAACCTAGCAAGCTTCATCAAGATGTTTAAGTTCAGCTTATTTATGGAGGAAATCGATCTCCAACGAGCCGATATCGAGTACCCTGAATTCTTTTTAAATAACATCGGCTGATCATGAGTAATTGGATTGCTCAAGCATGATTTGAAAGTTTAACAAGGTTCAGAATACACGTGGTTTgtttaacgagcttcaaaatcTTAGAATAACAGTAGTACTAGTACTGGTACATTTGTTGTTTGCTCCTCCGAAACACTGAAGGAATATCTTCCACTTCTGTTCCATAATTTGATTGTTACTTTTGCTAAGTTTGTTAGTAGTACAGAGCACCTTCACTTTGATATGACGAAGGAATAACTGCGTATAAATACCCGTATATGCAGTTAATGTAACCCGTACGTTGTCCTTCACGACTTCATTCGATACATAATGAACACTAATGTGAACGGAAGATATATCTAATTACATATAACTGTCAATTCGGGAATCACGTAAAAATTCCTGTTGTGATTGTGATTTGAATCCGCAGAACCACCGGTTCAGAACCACCGAATAATTGCTTGCAAGGAGACTCACATCATATATGACTATGAGTGCCCAATCAAACCCTACTTTTTCCTATCTCTAGATGAGGAGTAATGTTGAAGTGAAAGGGGGGGTACTTTCGGCGTGACCATGAAAAAGGTCCAAGAGTCCATGCACCATCAGTTCAAGTTGCTGGGGAACTTGATTCCTGCCTCTTAGATATCACGGAATATTTCTAAGgtttattagagcatctccaattttTACCCATTTTATTACATGTACTCAAAATTTTAG carries:
- the LOC131320244 gene encoding equilibrative nucleotide transporter 8-like; the protein is MQKTQQMEGVKIPGNHQTEPRDTFKIAYAIHFLLGAGNLLPWNALITAADYFGHLYPSKHIERVFSVAYMSSSLLVLALIMGLGGNCKMIMSFRMRMNLGFSLFVLSLMVILLLDWAWDGNGSEGRPNGAYGVTVGSVVVCGLADGLVGGSLVGSAGKLPKQFMQAVFAGTASSGVLVSILRIITKASLPQTPRGLQTSATLYFILSTFILLCCIFCSNLLYKLPVMQQHNKLLGTSNLNPRPNFWDVARKIRWPAFGIFTVYTVTLSIFPGFMAENIKSTICKDWYPVILITIYNVFDLVGKCLTAAYVLENVGKATWACMARLLFYPLFTVCLHGPSWMKNEVIVAFLTIALGLTNGYLTSVLMILTPKSVLDPEAEVSAVVMAVFLGMGLVAGSILGWFWII